One segment of Carassius auratus strain Wakin chromosome 2, ASM336829v1, whole genome shotgun sequence DNA contains the following:
- the LOC113039491 gene encoding oocyte zinc finger protein XlCOF26-like: MEFVRVVIGDVSDPEPFTILKEDPEEQKDPVEVKEESQELNEVEEEPCAIINSSETGNKGTQKTALVCPHCGKTFRQRGHLEDHIRTHTGEKPYACLQCGKSFTHKGNLKDHMRIHSGERRFSCQHCGKRFTHKANLTDHIRIHTGEKPFSCDQCGKSFTHATSLKTHLLSHSGERPFSCHQCGQSFILAAHLKRHLRIHTNERPHVCSFCGKSFLWLCYFKDHQKKHTGVKAHVCSECGSAFTRASELKMHQRTHTGEKPYTCSCCGKSFAESGNLKKHQRVHTGEKPYQCPSCAASFSQFSHLLRHLKHQSCPKLTQFLFRPPGEQSSSAQTLTIHPKEELLPQ; the protein is encoded by the exons ATGGAGTTTGTCCGAGTGGTGATTGGAGACGTGAGTGATCCAGAACCATTCACGATATTAAAGGAGGACCCCGAGGAACAAAAAG ACCCGGTGGAGGTGAAAGAGGAAAGTCAAGAGCTGAATGAAGTGGAGGAAGAACCTTGTGCGATCATAAACAGCTCAGAGACTGGAAATAAAGGCACGCAGAAAACAGCACTGGTCTGTCCTCACTGCGGAAAGACTTTCAGACAGAGAGGTCATCTTGAGGATCACATCAGGactcacaccggagagaagccttacGCCTGCCTCCAGTGCGGGAAGAGCTTCACACACAAGGGAAACCTGAAGGATCACATGAGGATTCACTCGGGAGAGAGACGCTTCTCCTGTCAGCACTGCGGGAAGAGGTTCACACATAAAGCCAACCTCACGGATCACATCCGGATCCACACGGGAGAGAAGCCGTTCTCCTgcgatcagtgcgggaagagcttCACACACGCCACCAGTCTGAAGACTCACCTGCTGTCTCACTCCGGAGAGCGGCCCTTCAGCTGCCATCAGTGCGGACAGAGCTTCATCCTAGCGGCGCACCTGAAGAGACACCTGCGGATCCACACCAACGAGAGACCCCACGTGTGCTCCTTCTGCGGGAAGAGCTTCCTGTGGCTCTGCTACTTCAAAGACCACCAGAAGAAGCACACGGGTGTGAAAGCTCACGTGTGCTCCGAGTGCGGCAGCGCCTTCACGAGAGCCAGCGAGCTGAAGATGCACCAGAGGAcacacaccggagagaagccctACACCTGCTCGTGCTGCGGGAAGAGCTTCGCCGAGTCTGGAAACCTGAAGAAACACCAGCGcgttcacaccggagagaagccctACCAGTGTCCCTCATGTGCTGCCAGCTTCAGTCAGTTCAGCCACTTACTGAGACACCTAAAACACCAGAGCTGTCCGAAGCTGACGCAGTTCCTCTTCAGGCCTCCGGGGGAGCAGTCCTCCTCAGCTCAAACACTCACCATTCACCCGAAGGAGGAGCTTCTGCCACAATAA
- the LOC113111199 gene encoding SLAM family member 9 translates to MTHKPVFLLGLLLGVFGADTDNTESVRVMLGDPVTLHTDLDTVRRDDHIVWVFGPDSPHNQIAELMKWSYMLSIYVSGKMPFRDALKLNHQTGSLTIKNSRSEHSGPYTLTITHDRKTSRKRFDVVVYAPLPVPIISTDSSQNSSTASERSVGPACVLMCSVTNASRATLSFFKGSDLVSSVSGSDSSGSLSLPLDVEYDDGNSYSCVVSNSISNHSTLLNISDVCQPRPAASDDSLLFCLLLIPVALTVTAVILCVWRKHRKTEEEEPDENC, encoded by the exons ATGACTCATAAACCCGTGTTTCTCCTCGGTTTACTGCTCG gTGTGTTCGGAGCAGACACAGATAACACTGAGAGCGTGAGGGTCATGCTGGGAGATCCGGTCACTCTTCACACTGACCTGGACACAGTCCGGAGAGACGATCACATCGTGTGGGTGTTTGGACCGGACAGTCCACACAACCAGATCGCAGAGCTCATGAAGTGGTCCTACATGCTCTCCATATACGTGAGCGGAAAGATGCCGTTCAGAGACGCCCTGAAGCTGAACCATCAGACCGGATCCCTGACCATTAAAAACAGCAGATCCGAACACTCTGGACCTTACACTTTAACAATCACCCATGACAGAAAGACCTCCCGCAAGAGGTTTGATGTTGTAGTCTATG CTCCGCTCCCGGTTCCCATCATCAGCACCGACTCCTCTCAGAACTCCTCCACAGCTTCAGAGCGATCTGTAGGTCCAGCGTGTGTCCTCATGTGTTCAGTGACCAATGCGTCCCGGGCCACTCTGTCCTTCTTCAAGGGCAGTGATCTGGTGTCCAGCGTCAGCGGCTCTGACTCCAGCGGCTcgctctctcttcctctggaTGTGGAGTATGATGATggaaacagctacagctgtgtggtCAGTAACTCCATCAGTAACCACAGCACGCTCCTGAACATCAGTGATGTCTGCcagccgcgtccagctgcctcaG ACGACTCTCTGCTCTTCTGTCTGCTGCTGATTCCTGTGGCTCTCACAGTGACCGCCGTCATACTGTGTGTCTGgagaaaacacagaaaaacagaagaagaagagc CTGATGAGAACTGCTAG